The Hypomesus transpacificus isolate Combined female chromosome 3, fHypTra1, whole genome shotgun sequence genome has a window encoding:
- the ccr6b gene encoding C-C chemokine receptor type 6 has protein sequence MNISDEDYDYNDTNYNYTDTAPPCQLYVKKSMEIIIQTYVHSFICAFGLLGNVLVIVTYAYYKQAKTMTDVYLLNVAFADLLFVLALPLIIHNERNAWSMGHLACKMAGGAYSINLYSSMLLLACISCDRYIAIVQARRFFGIRSRLQTYSRLICLAVWALAVTLTIPSVFYSKLTENNLPGDTDGTTECQMQIDDTKTAVLMKVLVPSLQVSIGFLLPLVVMLISYSSTARTLLRAQNAQRQKALTVVLTVVVVFILCHLPYNVALLFHTVGLFKVRGCEEEQVKITTLSITRSLAYLHCCLNPFLYAFIGVKFRSHLRKILEDMWCLGKKYIYSGQSSTQMSDLYTLGRRSAEGSNNDNGSSFNM, from the coding sequence ATGAACATTAGTGATGAAGATTATGATTACAATGACACGAATTACAATTACACTGACACAGCGCCTCCTTGTCAGCTTTACGTTAAAAAGTCAAtggaaataataatacaaacctATGTCCATTCCTTCATCTGCGCCTTTGGCCTGTTGGGCAATGTGTTGGTGATTGTCACATATGCCTACTACAAGCAAGCCAAGACTATGACGGATGTGTACCTCCTAAACGTGGCCTTTGCCGATCTGCTTTTTGTTCTTGCCCTCCCGCTCATCATACACAACGAAAGGAATGCCTGGAGCATGGGCCACCTGGCCTGTAAGATGGCAGGAGGCGCATACAGCATCAACCTCTACAGCAGCATGCTCCTGCTAGCCTGCATCAGCTGTGACCGCTACATTGCGATCGTCCAGGCAAGGCGTTTCTTCGGCATTCGCTCTCGGTTACAAACCTACAGCCGTCTTATCTGCTTGGCCGTCTGGGCGTTGGCTGTGACATTGACCATCCCGTCGGTTTTCTACAGCAAGCTGACTGAAAACAATCTTCCGGGGGACACGGACGGAACGACTGAGTGCCAGATGCAGATTGATGACACTAAGACCGCTGTGCTGATGAAAGTGCTGGTGCCTAGTCTGCAGGTATCCATCGGTTTCCTTTTGCCTCTGGTGGTCATGTTGATCTCGTACTCCAGCACTGCCCGGACCTTGCTGCGGGCACAGAATGCCCAGAGACAAAAGGCGCTAACAGTGGTCCTGACAGTGGTGGTGGTTTTCATTCTGTGCCACTTGCCCTACAATGTGGCTCTTCTGTTCCACACGGTAGGGTTGTTTAAGGTACGGGGGTGTGAAGAAGAACAGGTGAAGATCACCACTCTGAGCATCACCAGGAGTCTGGCCTATCTGCACTGCTGCCTCAATCCCTTCCTCTACGCTTTCATCGGGGTGAAGTTCCGAAGCCACCTCCGCAAGATTCTGGAAGATATGTGGTGCCTGGGGAAGAAGTACATCTACTCAGGTCAATCGTCCACTCAGATGTCAGACCTCTACACCTTAGGCCGCAGATCTGCAGAGGGGTCAAACAACGACAATGGATCATCATTCAACATGTGA